The DNA region CCATCAGCGGTGCCTGAACAACATATTCCTGTAAGGATGCCACCTTTGCTTTAGTGGTAGTCAGCTGCTGCTTCAGGGCTGCAAGATCGGCATACTGCGATGCAATTTGTTCCTCAGCAGACACATCGCTTTCATCCGAATTGCTCCGGGATGTGCGGAAGGCCTGCATGCCACCCAGCAGCACCGCAAAAATCAGTGCGGTGAGCAAAACTGCACGGCAACGGCGAACCAGCAGTGCAAAGAGCTCCTTCATGTTCATAGTTTCCGCCATGTATTCTCTCCTTAACTCCTTGGATATTATTTCTATTCTTTACTTATCAAACCGACCGGTAAAGTCCGTGCTGGCCACATGAGAAAGGGGCAGCTTTACGGGCTTGCCGGTGGCGGCGGACTGATAGATGGCCAGGATCATCTCCAGGGCATTGCGTCCGGCCACGGCGTCCACATAGGGCTTGCGGTCGTGCTCGATGGCGTCCATCATGTCGGCAAAGAGGCTGGTATGGCCGTTGCCGTAGACATTGCTGGTGGCCTCCTGGAGGCCCTTATTCTTTTGGTCGTCCTCGGTCTCATCGGCAAAGTTCCACACATCAATGTTATTGGTGGAGGTGCCGCCGATCTTCACGGTGCCGGTCTCGCCGAAGAGGTAGAGAGTCTCCTCCAGGTTCTTGGGGTAGACATTGGTGGTGCCCTCGATGGTGCCCACGGCGCCGTTCTTGAACTTCACCACGGCCATGCCGATGTCCTCGCACTCCAGATAATCGTGGAACTGCTGCTTGGTAACGCCGTAGACTTCTTCCACCTCGTCACCCATCATCCAGCGCAGCAGGTCGATGCCGTGGATGCACTGATTCATCAGGCAGCCGCCGTCCTGGGCCCAGGTGCCGCGCCAGGAGGCCTGGTCATAGTAGCTGTGGTCCCGGTTCCAGCGGACATGGATGGAGCCGTGGGAAATCTTGCCGAAACGGCCAGCCTCCAGGGCCTTACGCATCTGCTGAATGGCCACATTGAAGCGGTTCTGGTGGCAGGCGGCCACCTTCACGCCCTTCTCCTCGCTGCGGCGGACGATCTCCTCGGCGTCGTCCATGTTCATAGCCATGGGCTTTTCGATGATGACATTGACACCGTGGTCGATGCAGTAGAGGGCGATCTCGGCGTGGATGCCGCTCTCGGTGGCGATGGACGCCAGGGTTATGTCGTTTTCCGCCAGCATCTGCTTATAGTCGGTGTAGCGCTTGATGGAGGTGTCGTTTTGCAGGTCGTATTTGGCCAGCAGCGCCTCCATTTTCTCCGGCAGAACATCGCACACGGCGACGATCTCCAGCTTGTTGTTGATGGCGGCCTTCATGTGGTTCACGGCAATGCGGCCGCAGCCGATGAGAGCGTATTTCATAATTGCAGCACTTCCTTTTATTTATCGTTCAAAATATCATTATATAGGGCAAGGAGCTTTTTCTCCTCCACCCCCCAATTGAATTGCTGTTCTACGGCACGGCGTCCGTTTTCGCCCATCTGACGGGCTTCGTCGGGATGGTCCAGCAAATAGCGGATGGCCTGGGCCAGCTCGTCAACATTATCCGGCTCTACACACAGGCCGAAGTGATACTGGTTCATCACCCGCTCATTATAAGCAGAGCGCGACAAAAGCACAGGAATGCCCAGCGACATGTACTCGTAGACCTTGGTGGCCAAATTATCATCCTGATTGTACTGGCCTATATTTAAGAGCGTAGCTGCGCCGACACAGCAGCGCTGCAGCAAGGCGACAACCTGCTCTCTGCCAAGCAGCCCTAAATACTGCACACAGGAATACCCGGGCAGGGCCTCAACGGTATGGCGATATTCCTCTGAATCGAACATACCGGCCAGATAAAGCGTACAGTCAGCTTTTGCAGCGGCGGTGATCAAATGCGTGATTCCCCGGGCATAGGATAGGCCGCCCACATATACCACGCTGCCTGCCTCTTTCTTCGCCGCAGGGTCGTAGCGATCATACAGCTCCCAAAGCATAGGCGTATTGTCGATGGTTGTGATATGCCGGCACTTTCCGGCAAATGGGTGGACGCCGTCCTTCAGACAGGTGTAGACCAATCCGTCAATGCGGCTGAGAACATGGCTTTCGTACTTTCCATAGGCATGAGAAAGCAGCCTTGCGAACCAGTGGGGAAGATATGGCTTCTCCCGAATCTGCTCTGTGTACATTTCGTGGCTGTCGAAAATGACTTTCTTGCCCGCCTTTTTCAGCTTCAGCCCATAAGGGAGAAGCTCCGGGTCGTGGAAATGGTAAATATCCGCGTCCAGGGCGCGGGCAGCCTGATAGACCATTTTCGCCCCCTCTGTCATACGCTTGAGACGGCTCGTGGGGATCTCGCCCACTCCCACAATGTGTACACCGTTTTTGTCATAGCTGTCTCCCCGCTCTACCAGATATACATCATATCCGGCCTCAGCCAGAGAAACACATTCCTTGCGGAAGATCCGGATATCCTCCTCCTCGTGGGCACTGGTCATATGACATACTTTTATCATGCGATAAACTCCTTATGCTTGCAGCTATCCTTGCCGTGTTTGCCGCAGGTGCCGCAGGGTATTACAGTCTCCAGAACCGAATGCCCGAGGCCTTCAGCTCGTCCATGCGATACAGGCTCTTTACATCGATGAGCACTTTTTCGCTGTCGGGCAGGTCCTTCTTGAACAGCTCCTTCAGCTGCATCATGGACAGAGAGCGGAACTCGTTGTGGCCCACAGCCACAATGACGCAGTCGGCCTTGGGAATCTTATCAAAATCCGTCAGAGTCACGCCGTACTCATGCTGGGCCACGGCAGCGTCGGCCCAGGGATCGGTGACCACAGGGTGGATGTCGTACTCCTTCAGGCGGTTGATGATGTCCACCACCTTGCTGTTGCGGGTGTCGGGGCAGTTCTCCTTGAAGGTGATGCCCAGGATGACCACAGTGGCCTTCTTGGGGGCCATACCCGCCTCGATCATCTGCTTGATGGCGGCGTCGGCTACGAACCCACCCATACTGTCGTTGACCTTGCGGCCGTTTAGAATGATCTGGCTGTGATAGCCCAGAGCCTCGGCGGCATTGGTCAGGTAGTAGGGGTCCACACCGATGCAGTGGCCGCCTACGAGACCGGGCTTGAAGCCCAGGGCGTTCCACTTGGTGTTCATGCCCGCCAGAACCTCGTCGGTGTCAATGCCCATACGGTCGCAGATCATAGCCACCTCGTTCATAAAGGCGATGTTGATATCCCGCTGGCTGTTCTCCACCACCTTCACGGCCTCGGCGGTCTTGATGGTGGACACGGGGAAGGTGCCGGCGGCGATGACGATGTCATATACTTTCTTGATCTCCCGGGCGGACTCCTCGTCCATGCCGGAGACGATCTTGCGGATGTTAGTGAGGGTGTGGACCCGGTCACCGGGGTTGATGCGCTCGGGGCTGTAGCCGATCTTCCAGTCCACACCGCACTTCAGGCCGGACTCCTTCTCAATAATGGGAATGCAGATGTCCTCGGTGACGCCGGGGTACACCGTGGACTCAAAGACCACGATGGTGCCGGGGGTCAGATTCTGGCCCACGGTGCGGGAGGCCCCCTCCACCGGGCGCAGGTCCGGGGTGGTGTCGGGGTTTACCGGCGTAGGCACGGCCACCACGATGAACTTAGCCTCCTTCAGCCGGGTGGGGTCGGAGGTGAAGTCCACGGTGGTGTTCTTGATGGCCTCACCCACCTCGTTGGTGGCGTCGATTCCATTGGCGTACTCCTGCACACGCTTTTCATTGATATCAAAGCCGATGACGGAGATGTGCTTGGCAAACTCCACGGCAATGGGCATACCCACATAGCCCAGGCCCACCAGGGCCAGCTTTTCCGTACCCTTGATAAGACCGTCGTAAATGGTATCGAATTTCATTTTATTTGCACTCCTCTACTTTATTTTCTACTTTCATCTCATAGCTTCTGCCGCAGTCGGCACAGGTAGCCTTGCCGCCATCAAAGTGCAGCAGTGCGCCGCACTCGCAGGCCCAGCCAATGATCCGGGCCGGCACGCCCAGCATCAGGGCATAGTCGGGTACATCATCCGTCACCACCGCGCCTGCGCCTATAAGGGCCCAGCGTCCGACGGTATGGCCGCAGACGATGGTGGCGTTGGCGCCGATGGATGCCCCTTCACGCAAATAGGTTTTTTTATACCCGGCGCTGCCCTTGGGGTACTTGGCCCGAGGGGTCAGGTCGTTGGTAAATACGCAGGAGGGGCCGCAGAACACATAGTCCTCCAGCTCCACACCCTCATACAGAGAGACATTGTTTTGCAGCTTGCAGCCGTCGCCTACCTTCACATGGTTGCTGACATTCACATTCTGCCCCAGGGAACAATGCTTTCCGATGCGGGCGCCCTTTTGAATGTGGCAGAAATACCAGATCTTGGTGCCCTCACCGATCTCTACATCGTCATCCACGAAGCTGGAGGGATGTACAAAATATTTCTCCTCCATCACAGCGCCTCCAAAACCGCGTCAATGACCTGCTGCTGCTCCGCCGCATCCATATACGGGTGCATGGGCAGCGACAGGGTCCGGGCGCAGTAGTCGTCGGCATTTGCATAGGTCTCGCCGTAGTGAGGCTCGGCCTTAAACACGGGCAGGGCGTGCTGGGGGGTGGGATAGTAAACCATATTGGGAATATTCTTTTCCTTCAGATGGGCGATAACCTTGTCCCGGGTCTGGGTATCCTTGGCCAGGATGGCATACTGGGCCCAGGCAGACACGCAGCCCTCTGCCACAAAGGGAGTGGTGAAATCCTTGCTGAACGCGGCGTTATACCGCCCGGCTACCTCCTGGCGGCGGTCAATTTCATAGTCTTTCAGTGCCTTCAGCTTGGGCAGCAGAATAGCCGCCTGGACGGTGTCCAGCCGGGAGTTCATGCCCACACGGATATTGTCGTACTTGCCGCCGGGGCCCTTGCCATGGACGCACAGGGAGCGGATGATGTCCGCCGCGGTATCGTCATCAGTGAAAATGGCACCGCCGTCGCCGTAACAGCCCAGGGGCTTGGCCGGGAAGAACGAGGTGGTGGCGATGTAACCGAAGGAGCAGCACTTGCGGCCCTTATTAGACGCGCCGAAGGCCTGGGCGGCGTCCTCGATGAGAATGAGGCCGTACTTCTCGCAGATGGGGGCGATGGTGTCGTAGTCGCAGGGGTTACCCAGAATATCCACGGCCACCACGGCCTTGGGCGTGAGCTTGCCTTCAGCCAGGACGGCCTTTATCTGCTTTTCCAGGCTCTCGGGGCAGAGGGTATAGGTATCCTTGGTAATGTCACAAAACACGGAGGTAGCACCGAACATCTTAGCCGGCTCCGTGGAGGAGATGAAGGTCATGTCCGGGCAGAACACGGCATCCCCCTCCCCTACGCCCGCCACCATGTAGGCAATCTGCAGGGCATCGGTGCCGTTGGCGCAGGTGATGCAGTGCTTGCGGCCTACAAAGTCCGCCAGCTCCTGCTCCAGCTCCTTTACCTGGGGCCCGCCGATGAACTGGGCAGAGTCCAGCACCGCCTGGATATTTGCATTGATCTCGTCCTTCAGGGCCGCATACTGGGCTTTCAGGTCAATAAATTGCATAGGATCACTCATTCCTTTCTTTCGTCGGCTTTGCCGCGCGTTTCAAATTCTCCATAAAAATGTCATGGTCAATGGCGAAGTTGCCGGTAACGGCTTGTCCGTCCGCCACATCCCGAGAAACAACGGCGCCCATATTCGCTCTGGCATTATTGCCGACATGCACGCCGTTGCGGATGATACAGCCATACCCGATCCAGCTATTCTCGCCGATCTCCGTGCGGCCACCGATTCCGGAAAGGCCCACGATCATAGTATCTCTGCCGACCTTAACGCCGTGAGAGACCTGCACCAGCATATCTATCTTGCAGCGATCACCGATAACCGTATTATCCCAAGGATAGAGAGCTTTATTAACGCAGGTATTGGGATGCAGCTCCACCTCCTCGCCCAGGATCACACCGCCGTAATGGGCCACGGTAAAGAGCTTTCCGTTCTCTTTTTTATATTCAAAGTCGTTAAATCCGATTTTTACGCCGGCATGGATCACGCAGTTGTCTCCGATGGTCACATTGTCCCGGATTACAGCGAATTCTTCGATAACCACATTGTCACCGATGATGACATTTTCCTTGGCTACCACAGCCAGGGGGCTGATGGAGCAGTTTTTCCCGATCCTGGTAGCATGACGGGCTCTGGCATACCCTCCATGTTGACCCAAGGCGTTGTGCAGCCGGAAAAACACGACCCGGGGCTGCTCCGTAATGCACACCCCCCGTCCCTGCTTCACCAGCTTCGGAGCGATCTCCGGCGTTGTGATGACCATGGTGATACCGTCGTGCAGGTCCTTCAGTGCGTGCTCTGTATCCACAAAGGTGCAGAAGGGTTCCTTAACTTCCGCCACCACCAGTCCCAGCGTGGAGAATTCCTGTTCATTTTCCAGCTTGAAATCATACTGCGGCAGCAGTTCGGGCAGCAATGTGCTCAGCTTCATCAAAATCGACCTCATTTCCTTATGCGTTTGATTTTTAGTGCAATCTTATTCTTTTTCCGGAATCGATTGAATCACTTCCAACAGCTCCGATGTCAGATTTTTGAAATCATATTTGTGGGCGGCAGCCCGGCTGTTTTCCTCGAACCGACGGCGCTCCTCCTCCGGCAAAGACGCCAGTTTGTCCACGGCCGCAGCAATATTGGCGGGGGACACATCATTCACCGTGATGCCGGCGCCGCACTGCACGGCCGGATTATACTGCGTTGGAAAGTCCGACAGGACGATCCTTCCGGCGGCAAAATATTCAAACATCTTATTGAAGCTGATGCCGTATCGGTCCACCGGTGTACTGATGCAGTGTGCAATATTCACATCTGCCCGGCTGACGATGGAGGGCACGAACTTCTTCTCCACCCGGCCCTTGAACACCACATTACCGATGTTTTCATCTTTTACGCGCTGCTCCAGCATGGGCCG from Vescimonas fastidiosa includes:
- a CDS encoding Gfo/Idh/MocA family protein, coding for MKYALIGCGRIAVNHMKAAINNKLEIVAVCDVLPEKMEALLAKYDLQNDTSIKRYTDYKQMLAENDITLASIATESGIHAEIALYCIDHGVNVIIEKPMAMNMDDAEEIVRRSEEKGVKVAACHQNRFNVAIQQMRKALEAGRFGKISHGSIHVRWNRDHSYYDQASWRGTWAQDGGCLMNQCIHGIDLLRWMMGDEVEEVYGVTKQQFHDYLECEDIGMAVVKFKNGAVGTIEGTTNVYPKNLEETLYLFGETGTVKIGGTSTNNIDVWNFADETEDDQKNKGLQEATSNVYGNGHTSLFADMMDAIEHDRKPYVDAVAGRNALEMILAIYQSAATGKPVKLPLSHVASTDFTGRFDK
- a CDS encoding glycosyltransferase, whose amino-acid sequence is MIKVCHMTSAHEEEDIRIFRKECVSLAEAGYDVYLVERGDSYDKNGVHIVGVGEIPTSRLKRMTEGAKMVYQAARALDADIYHFHDPELLPYGLKLKKAGKKVIFDSHEMYTEQIREKPYLPHWFARLLSHAYGKYESHVLSRIDGLVYTCLKDGVHPFAGKCRHITTIDNTPMLWELYDRYDPAAKKEAGSVVYVGGLSYARGITHLITAAAKADCTLYLAGMFDSEEYRHTVEALPGYSCVQYLGLLGREQVVALLQRCCVGAATLLNIGQYNQDDNLATKVYEYMSLGIPVLLSRSAYNERVMNQYHFGLCVEPDNVDELAQAIRYLLDHPDEARQMGENGRRAVEQQFNWGVEEKKLLALYNDILNDK
- a CDS encoding nucleotide sugar dehydrogenase encodes the protein MKFDTIYDGLIKGTEKLALVGLGYVGMPIAVEFAKHISVIGFDINEKRVQEYANGIDATNEVGEAIKNTTVDFTSDPTRLKEAKFIVVAVPTPVNPDTTPDLRPVEGASRTVGQNLTPGTIVVFESTVYPGVTEDICIPIIEKESGLKCGVDWKIGYSPERINPGDRVHTLTNIRKIVSGMDEESAREIKKVYDIVIAAGTFPVSTIKTAEAVKVVENSQRDINIAFMNEVAMICDRMGIDTDEVLAGMNTKWNALGFKPGLVGGHCIGVDPYYLTNAAEALGYHSQIILNGRKVNDSMGGFVADAAIKQMIEAGMAPKKATVVILGITFKENCPDTRNSKVVDIINRLKEYDIHPVVTDPWADAAVAQHEYGVTLTDFDKIPKADCVIVAVGHNEFRSLSMMQLKELFKKDLPDSEKVLIDVKSLYRMDELKASGIRFWRL
- a CDS encoding acyltransferase, producing the protein MEEKYFVHPSSFVDDDVEIGEGTKIWYFCHIQKGARIGKHCSLGQNVNVSNHVKVGDGCKLQNNVSLYEGVELEDYVFCGPSCVFTNDLTPRAKYPKGSAGYKKTYLREGASIGANATIVCGHTVGRWALIGAGAVVTDDVPDYALMLGVPARIIGWACECGALLHFDGGKATCADCGRSYEMKVENKVEECK
- a CDS encoding DegT/DnrJ/EryC1/StrS family aminotransferase, with the translated sequence MQFIDLKAQYAALKDEINANIQAVLDSAQFIGGPQVKELEQELADFVGRKHCITCANGTDALQIAYMVAGVGEGDAVFCPDMTFISSTEPAKMFGATSVFCDITKDTYTLCPESLEKQIKAVLAEGKLTPKAVVAVDILGNPCDYDTIAPICEKYGLILIEDAAQAFGASNKGRKCCSFGYIATTSFFPAKPLGCYGDGGAIFTDDDTAADIIRSLCVHGKGPGGKYDNIRVGMNSRLDTVQAAILLPKLKALKDYEIDRRQEVAGRYNAAFSKDFTTPFVAEGCVSAWAQYAILAKDTQTRDKVIAHLKEKNIPNMVYYPTPQHALPVFKAEPHYGETYANADDYCARTLSLPMHPYMDAAEQQQVIDAVLEAL
- a CDS encoding UDP-3-O-(3-hydroxymyristoyl)glucosamine N-acyltransferase, with translation MKLSTLLPELLPQYDFKLENEQEFSTLGLVVAEVKEPFCTFVDTEHALKDLHDGITMVITTPEIAPKLVKQGRGVCITEQPRVVFFRLHNALGQHGGYARARHATRIGKNCSISPLAVVAKENVIIGDNVVIEEFAVIRDNVTIGDNCVIHAGVKIGFNDFEYKKENGKLFTVAHYGGVILGEEVELHPNTCVNKALYPWDNTVIGDRCKIDMLVQVSHGVKVGRDTMIVGLSGIGGRTEIGENSWIGYGCIIRNGVHVGNNARANMGAVVSRDVADGQAVTGNFAIDHDIFMENLKRAAKPTKERNE